The Chthoniobacterales bacterium nucleotide sequence GCGAATTCCTCCCAGGCAATCGTTGCGCGTTGGTATGAAGTCCATCCCAACGAAGTCCGCGACGCGGTGGAGTTCGAAGAATCGCTCGCAAAAGCGGCGTGAGATTCTTTTTCGACAACAATCTTTCCACCAAACTCGCCAGGAGCGTGCACGTGCTCATCGCGCCTGAGCATCAAATCGTCCATTTGAAGGACAGATTTGCTGCGAATACGCCGGATGAAACCTGGATGAGCGCTTTGGCCGGGGAGCCTGATTGGACCATTGTCTCGGCCGATCTCCGAATCCGGAAGAATCCCCATGAGGTGGAAGCATGGAAAGCCGCCGGCCATACTACTTTTTTCCTGAAGGACAGATGGATTGAGATGGATTTCTGGACCCAGGCTTGGAAGCTCGTGAAATGCTTCCCTGATCTCATGGCGCAGGCGAAAGCAGCGAAACCGGGCAAAGTATTTGTTGTGACGGTAAACGGAAAGATCAGCTAACCACTTCCTACTCGGCGCCAACCGTCAGCTTTCGATGAAGCATCTCGACGCCTATTTGGATGAGCTTGAGCATCGGTTTAACAATCGAGAGAACAAATTCCTGTTCCGCGATACGCTCCTGAAATTAGTGAAGGCTGAGAAGTTGCCATACGCGGAATTAACGAAGGCCGCTTAACCTTGATCTTCATCTTCAAGCCGCTTTGCTATTGCCCTAGCAATCTTCACCTTAGAAAACAGCTCTTCCACTCTAGGGTATGTTTCGGGCGGCTTGCCTAATTCATAAGGCAGCATTTCTCCGACCCCGATATGTCGGTTGTGATAATCGTCCTTTAACTGCTTCAATTCTCTAATCGACGCGCACGTTTCGGCAACCGATATAAGGCGCTGACCCCAATTGGTAATTGTTTCCTGCGAAAGCGACGCAGTGCTGTATTCAAAGCTCTGTAACATTTCCTCGCCTTCGGTTATCAGTTTTCTCAATTTATTGTACGCCAGGTTTACCGAGCGGATTCCATGGTGTCCTATGCCGTGGTTTCTAAGGACGATTCCCATCACCATCATGGGACTTGGAATCGGAGTTGTTGGCGTTGCCCTACCGCGTTCTTTAGGCCATTGCTCGGCCAGAAGTAGATAATCCCCACTCATAACCAATTGCAGGCTTCGGTGAGTCGCCGCTTTGACAAAATCGAGCCATTCACCTTGAGAAACGTGATTATCCAGCCCGTAAAAGGGGTGCTGGTAGCCATGTCCCACTAAAATCTCGCAGACCGCCTTTACCGCTTCATCGTCGTCTAATTGGTCAGCACCAGCCTGACAGATTGCGTTGAAAGACCAAAGCTCCTTGGCTCCGGTACCGTCGTCTCTGAGTAATTTTGCTGCCTCTCTAGCGCAGTCGTCGATTTTCTTGAGCCGGGAGTGGGAGGATGCCGAGTGTCCAATTGCAGACTGCCAGGGACCAGGGGCGTCAAGTATGCTGGGCGTTGCAACAGGATCAGACAACGCTTCTCTGTTCGCGGCCATTAGTTCTTTTCGACGTTCTTCGGTCAGAACAGGGAAGTTGTCCGGATGCGCGCGGAGAGCCGCATAGCCAATCCAAATGGCTCCCGCCAAGAATAAAATTATCTGCAAGACCGGTGATTGCATCACATCAACAACAAATTTCCAGACCGGACCCATTTTGCTCACCTTTGCGAAGATGGAGGCGACGCTGTCGAACTTGTCGCTAAGATAAAATATTGCGAGAAAGGCAAAGACAATCCGTCCCCCGCGAGTGCGCTTAATAAATATAGGCGAAAGGGCGTCTTTGATGTGAGCCCATATCTCCCAGAGAATTTTCGACATATCTCTATCCCAATCCTTTCACTATTAGGGAATAGATGTGAACAACTATCACCGATGAGAATCGTCTCATTCGTGCGGGTTGGGTCAAAGGGATAATCATGGCAAAGAAAGCGTTTCGAAAATGGGACGGTGAAATCCCGACGACGGGAAAAAAGAGCGCCGAGTTACGCAGCTCGATAATCCATAAACCGCTGTCCGATAGGTAGAAAGAACTTACGTTTAGGGCGTGGCATAGGGCATGCAAAGGGGGTTCGGTTGAAGTCCGAATTCCGATGTGAATCGCCGATTTCTCAACTCAACCACACTAGCCCTATGATCATTCGCATCCTGTTCCTGCTCGTTCTCGGCGCCACCGCCGTCTTCGCCTCGTCGGAAGAAAATGTCAGCCAATCGCTCGATGGCGCGCCCGGGGGCCGACTTATTGTCGATGTCGATTTCGGAACCATCGATGTTGCCGCCGGCGCGGACGACAAAATAACCGTGGCCGCCCATCGGAAGATCGATTCCGACAACGAAGCGCAGGAAAAGGAATATCTCGCCTCCGCTCCGGTGACGGTGAGCAAAGAAGGCAACACCATCACGGTGCGGGCCCGCCGGCAGGGTAAGGACAAGAACCTAAACTGGTCGGGGCGCTGCAGTATGGACGCGCGTTACACCGTTCGGGTGCCGAAAAGTTTTAACTCAGAACTGCGCACCGGCGGCGGAACGATCATGGTGGCCGAAATCGCCGGCACCATGAGCGCCGACACGAGCGGCGGGAAACTGAAGTTCACCCACCTGAAAGGCCCGACCGGCGCGACGACGAGCGGCGGCAGCATCGAGCTGAACGGATGCGATGGCCCTCTTAAAGTGGACACCAGCGGCGGCCGGATCGAAGCGGTCGAGGGGAGCGGTTCCCTCGAGGCGCGGACCTCCGGCGGATCCATCGTGGTCCGGAATTTCGCCGGCGACGCGAAGGTGGAAACGAGCGGCGGCCGGCTCGCCTTCGAAAACATCAACGGCAAAATCTTTGGGCGCACCTCCGGCGGATCGATTAGCGCAAAATTGAAGTCGCCTGTGCCCGGTGACGTGAACCTGGAAACCTCGGCGGGCAGCATCGACGTCATGGTTCCTCTCGATGCCGGTCTCGATGTGGAAGCGGAAACAAGCTCGGGGCGCGTGACCAGCGACCTGCCCTTTACCGGCACCCGGACGGATCGCGATTCCATGAAAGGAAAAATAAACGGTGGAGGGAAATCGCTGGTGCTCCGTTCGGGCGCGGGCAGCATCTCGATAAAACCTTCTTCATCCGAAGTCGCGGCGAAATAGACGGAGGCGCCATGAACGACCTCCGCTTCGCGCTTCGCCAGCTCCGGAAGACGCCGGGGTTCACTTTCATCGCGGTCCTCACCCTGGCGCTCGGCATCGGGGCGAACACCGCGATCTTTAGTGTCATTTACGCGGTCCTGCTCCAGCCGCTTCCGTATCCGCAGGGCGATCGCATCGTCATCCTGACGGAGACGGACCAGAACCAGCCGCAGATTTCCGTGGCGTGGCCGGATTATGTCGATTGGAAGCGGGACCAGACGGTTTTCGACTCACTGGGCGTCTCGCGACGTGAGTCCTATAATATGAGCGGGCTGGAAGGCCGCGCGCCGGAACAGGTCTCCGGTGCTCTGGTTACGGCCAGTTTTTTCAAAGTCATCGGACTCTCGCCGCAGCTCGGCCGCGTCTACACCGAGGAAGAGGATCGCGTTGGCGGACCCACCGTCTGTGTGATCAGCGACAAACTTTGGTCCCGCGTCTTCAACCGCGATCCGAACATCCTCGGCAAATCGGTCAACTTTGGTAACCAGCCCTACACGGTTATCGGCGTGATGCCGCCGCAGATGTTTTCGCCGCGAACCGTGGAAGTCTGGTTCCCGCTGACCCGCCGGACCGACCACGAGATGTGGCAAACGCGGGACAATCACCCCGGGCTGTTCGGTTGGGCGCGATTGAAGGAAGGCGTGACCGCTGAGAAAGCGCTCGCGCAGATGAAGGAATTGGCCGCGCGACTCTCCCAGCAATATCCGAAGTCGAACACGAGCGTGAGCGTAACGGTGACGCCGTTACTCGAAAACCAGGTGGGAGATTATCGCGGCAGCCTGAGCCTGTTGCTTGGCGCGGTAGCGCTGGTCCTTTTGATCGCGTGCGCCAACCTGGCGAATCTGCTCGCGGCGCGGGGCGCGGCGCGCGCGCGAGAGTTCGCAGTCCGCGCGGCGGTGGGCGCATCACGCTGGCAAATTATCCGGCAATTGTTGATCGAAAGCCTGGCGCTCGCGCTGGTCGGCGGGGGGCTGGGGTTATGTCTCGCGGCCTGGGGCCGGGATTTGTTGGTGGCGCTGGCGCCGCCGGGAGTGCCGCGCTTCCAAAACATCGCGCTCAACAGCTGGGTCCTCGTTTTCAGCCTCGCCTTGTCGTTCGTGACCAGCGTGCTCTTCGGGCTCTGGCCCGCTTTGCATACCTCCCGCGCCGACATTCAGCTCGCCCTGAAATCGGGCGGCCACGGCAGCTCGGAAACGGCCGGCGCGAAACGTTCGCGTGACCTGCTCGTCATCGCGGAAGTCGCGCTCACCCTGATTCTATTGAGCACCGCCGGCCTGGTCCTGAAGAGCTTCGCGAATGCGCGCAACGTCGGGCTCGGGTTCGATCCGCAGCTGCTTCTCTCCGCGCGAGTCGATCTGCCGGAGCCAAGTTATTCGGACGAAAACAAGGTTTGGAATTTTCAGCAGGCGCTGCTGGAGAAATTATCGGCACTCCCCGGGGTCCAAAACGCAGCCATCGCTTCGAACCCGCCGCTCATGACCGGCTGGCAAACGTCGTTCGTGCCGGAGGGAATGCAGGAACCGGAACCCGGCAAGTTCCCGTCGGCCGAAATGGCGGTGGTAACGGAAGGCTATTTCCAAACGATCAAGACGCCGCTGCTCCGCGGGCGCGCGTTCGAGGCGATGGACAAGAAAGGCTCGCCGCCGGTGATCATCGTTTCGCAGCTCTTCGTCGATCGCTATTTCCAGGGGCAGGACCCGATCGGCAAACACATCCGGATGCACACCGGGGAGAAAGGTGAGAACGAGGACCGGATGATCGTGGGGGTGGTGCCTCACCTGAAGGTTTACGGATTCGAGGAGACGGTGATCCTGCCGCAGGCGTATTTGCCGGCGAAACAGATTTCGGCGAACGGGATGGTTGTTCTCCTGCGAACGACGCTCAACCCGAAGTCGCTCGAGAAACCAGTGCGCGACATCGTGGCGTCGCTCGACGCCTCGCAGCCGGCGTTTGATTTCAAGACGATGCGGGAACGCGTCGAGGAAACGTGGGCGACGCCACGGCTGATGAGTTTTCTCCTGGCCTGCTTTGCAATTCTTGCCCTCACCCTCGCGATCGTCGGCCTCTACGGCGTGATGGCGTACAACGGTCTCCGGCGGATGCGCGAGATCGGCGTGCGGCTCGCGCTCGGAGCGATGCCCTCGCAAATCCGGATGATGATGCTGGGGCAGGGAATGCGGCTGCTCATCGTGGGTCTGGTCGTCGGCTTTGTCGGGGCGGTCGCGTTCTCGCGCGTGATTCGGAGCCTGCTCTTCGGGGTGAACGCGAACGATCCTCTGATCTACGCGGTCGTCACCTTTGTGCTGATCGTAGCCGCCATCGTCGCCTGCTGGCTGCCGGCCCGCCGGGCCTCCCGCGTTAATCCAATCGTCACTCTGCGCGCTGAATAAACAAAAACGGGAAGCGGTGACGAGTGACATGTGACCAGTGATGTGATGAACGGCGATCGAAAATCGAAATTCGAAAATCGGAAATTTTCATGAATCTCCGCTACGCCGTTCGTCAGCTTCGGAAATCGCCGGGATTTACCCTGGTCGCGGTGCTCACCCTCGCGCTCGGCATCGGCGCCAACACCGCCATCTTCACGGTCGTCAACGCGGTCCTGCTTTCGCCCCTGCCGTATCCGGACGCCGACCGGCTGGTGACGGTCACTTCGCGCAATCCCCAGGAAAATCTGAAAGGCATCGGGTTCGCTCCTGCCGGCTTCCGCGACGTCGAAAAGCAGGCGACCTCGTTCGAAGCCCTCGGCGGGTCCCGTTACAACTACGATAACCTGACCGGGATCGAAAAACCGACGTCCCTCAGCAGCGGACTGGTCACGCAGGATTACTTCAAGGCACTTGGCGAAAAGGCGCTGATTGGCCGGACCTTCACGAGCGAAGACGCAGCCGGCGGCGCAAAATCGACGGTCGTCCTGAGCTACGACCTCTGGCAGAAACAATTCGGCGGCCGGCGCGAAGTCGTCGGTCAGTCGGTTACCCTCAACGATGTGCCGACCGAGGTAATCGGCGTCATGCCGCGTACCTTCAAGGACCCGTTCGGGGTCGCCTCGCTCTGGCGGATTTTTCCCAATGAAGGCGGGGAGAACGCGGTCGCGAACGCGCGTTTCTGGTGGGTGATGGGAAAATTGAAGCCGGGAATTTCCAACACGACCGCCCAGGCAGAGATGTCGACGATCGCCGCGCGCCTGGCCCAGAACGATCCGAAATTCTACAAAGGCTGGGATTTCGCGATCAGCCCGCTGCGCGATGACGTCATCGGCAGTTATCGGGAAGGTTTGCTGCTGGTGGTGGGTGCGTCCTTGCTCGTTCTTCTCATTACCTGCGCGAATGTCGCCGGGCTTCAGTTCGTCCGCGCGTCCACGCGGCAGCGGGAAGTCGCCATTCGCCTCGCGCTCGGGGCAAGCCGGTCCGCGATCGCGCGGGGTCACCTGCTTGAGTCGCTTCTGCTCGTGACGATGGGGGGAATCGGCGGCGTCCTCGTCGGGAGTTGGGGATTGGATCTGCTGCTGGCCTCGCTCTCCCGCGATTGGATTCCCCGCGGCGACGAGATCGCCCTGAACACGACCGTGCTCGCGGTTACCGGTTTGACGGCGCTGATCACCGGCATCGCTTTCGGTCTGTTTCCGGCGCTCTCCGCAACGCGTGTCGAAGCGATCGATTCTTTGCGCGAAGGCAGCAAAGGATCCTCCGGTTTGCAGTCGGTTCGGCTCCGCGGCGCGCTTGTCGTCGGACAGATCGCGCTGACTCTGGTCCTGCTCGTTTGCGCGGGGCTCGTCTGGAAAAGTTTCGGCGCCATTGTTCGGGTCAATCCCGGCATCCAGATCGAGAACACGCTCAGCATGGTGCTGACGCTTTCGCCGACTCGTTACGATACCGGCCCGAAGCGGACCGATTACTATCACCAGGTCCTCGAACGGATCGGCGCGGTGCCGGGAGTAGAATCGGTCGGATTGACCCAGACGATGCCGTTCACGTGGGGAATCCCGGCGACTTTCTCGATCTCCGGGGTGCCGGACGACAGCGCGAAACTGCCGCCCGCGTTCTACGACTCTGTGAGCACGTCCTATTTCGCGACGATGCACATTCCACTGATCGCGGGACGCTTGTTCACCGAACAGGACAACGACAACGCGCCGAAAGTTATCGTTCTGAGTCACTCGACGGCCCGGAAATTTTTCCCGAACGAGGATCCCATCGGAAAACGGTTGATCCTGCCGCCGAGCCGGCAGCAACCGAATCCGACCGCGCTCGAAGTGATCGGCGTGGTCGGCGACGTCCCGCGGAATGGTTTGAACGCGGTCACGCCTTATCAAGCTTATGCGACCCTGAACCAGCGGGGCATTCCGTTCGCCACCCTGCTGGTTCGGTCGCCGCTTCCAGTTGAGACGCTCTCCCAAACGATCCAGCGCACGATTTGGGAATTCAATCCCGAGCAAACGATCTCGAACGTGGCGCCAGTGAAGTCGCTCGTGAAATCGAGCCTCACTCAGCCGCAACTTTATCTCACGCTCTTCAGCCTCTTCGCGGTCCTGGCGTTGCTGCTCGCGGCTATTGGCCTTTACGGCCTCATCGCCTACAGCGTCGCGCAACGCACCCGCGAGTTCGGCATTCGCTACGCGCTGGGCGCGCAGGTGCGCGACGTTTTGCGGCTCGTGCTCGGGCAGGGCGCGCGTCTGACCGCTCTCGGGCTCGTGATCGGTTTGCTCGCGGCCGCCGCGGTCGCGCGTTTGATGGAAACGCTCCTCTTTCGAACGAAAGCCTACGATCCGATTGTTTTCGCCGGCGTGGCTGTCGTTCTCGCCCTTATTGGCCTGCTCGCCGCGCTCCTCCCGGCGCTCCGCGCCACCAAGGCGGACCCGGTGGCGGCCCTCCGGGCCGAATGAACGCCATGGTGACACGTCGTGAATTTACGAGGTCTTTGGGCGGCGCCGCAGCCATCGCTGCGCTCACGCCCATTTTGACCTGGGCGGCGGACGACGCGAAAATATCGGCGGAGGCCGCGAAGATTTATCGCGATTCCTTCATTCTCGACGGGAACGCGCTGGCCTCGATCGGCTGGCTGCTCACCCGGCCGAACCAGGAGGAGATCACGAAGGGAATCCGCGACTCCGGGATTACCGCGGTCAAGGCGACGCTCGGCGGCGCCATGGGCGATTTCGCCA carries:
- a CDS encoding DUF4097 family beta strand repeat-containing protein yields the protein MIIRILFLLVLGATAVFASSEENVSQSLDGAPGGRLIVDVDFGTIDVAAGADDKITVAAHRKIDSDNEAQEKEYLASAPVTVSKEGNTITVRARRQGKDKNLNWSGRCSMDARYTVRVPKSFNSELRTGGGTIMVAEIAGTMSADTSGGKLKFTHLKGPTGATTSGGSIELNGCDGPLKVDTSGGRIEAVEGSGSLEARTSGGSIVVRNFAGDAKVETSGGRLAFENINGKIFGRTSGGSISAKLKSPVPGDVNLETSAGSIDVMVPLDAGLDVEAETSSGRVTSDLPFTGTRTDRDSMKGKINGGGKSLVLRSGAGSISIKPSSSEVAAK
- a CDS encoding ABC transporter permease yields the protein MNLRYAVRQLRKSPGFTLVAVLTLALGIGANTAIFTVVNAVLLSPLPYPDADRLVTVTSRNPQENLKGIGFAPAGFRDVEKQATSFEALGGSRYNYDNLTGIEKPTSLSSGLVTQDYFKALGEKALIGRTFTSEDAAGGAKSTVVLSYDLWQKQFGGRREVVGQSVTLNDVPTEVIGVMPRTFKDPFGVASLWRIFPNEGGENAVANARFWWVMGKLKPGISNTTAQAEMSTIAARLAQNDPKFYKGWDFAISPLRDDVIGSYREGLLLVVGASLLVLLITCANVAGLQFVRASTRQREVAIRLALGASRSAIARGHLLESLLLVTMGGIGGVLVGSWGLDLLLASLSRDWIPRGDEIALNTTVLAVTGLTALITGIAFGLFPALSATRVEAIDSLREGSKGSSGLQSVRLRGALVVGQIALTLVLLVCAGLVWKSFGAIVRVNPGIQIENTLSMVLTLSPTRYDTGPKRTDYYHQVLERIGAVPGVESVGLTQTMPFTWGIPATFSISGVPDDSAKLPPAFYDSVSTSYFATMHIPLIAGRLFTEQDNDNAPKVIVLSHSTARKFFPNEDPIGKRLILPPSRQQPNPTALEVIGVVGDVPRNGLNAVTPYQAYATLNQRGIPFATLLVRSPLPVETLSQTIQRTIWEFNPEQTISNVAPVKSLVKSSLTQPQLYLTLFSLFAVLALLLAAIGLYGLIAYSVAQRTREFGIRYALGAQVRDVLRLVLGQGARLTALGLVIGLLAAAAVARLMETLLFRTKAYDPIVFAGVAVVLALIGLLAALLPALRATKADPVAALRAE
- a CDS encoding ABC transporter permease, which encodes MNDLRFALRQLRKTPGFTFIAVLTLALGIGANTAIFSVIYAVLLQPLPYPQGDRIVILTETDQNQPQISVAWPDYVDWKRDQTVFDSLGVSRRESYNMSGLEGRAPEQVSGALVTASFFKVIGLSPQLGRVYTEEEDRVGGPTVCVISDKLWSRVFNRDPNILGKSVNFGNQPYTVIGVMPPQMFSPRTVEVWFPLTRRTDHEMWQTRDNHPGLFGWARLKEGVTAEKALAQMKELAARLSQQYPKSNTSVSVTVTPLLENQVGDYRGSLSLLLGAVALVLLIACANLANLLAARGAARAREFAVRAAVGASRWQIIRQLLIESLALALVGGGLGLCLAAWGRDLLVALAPPGVPRFQNIALNSWVLVFSLALSFVTSVLFGLWPALHTSRADIQLALKSGGHGSSETAGAKRSRDLLVIAEVALTLILLSTAGLVLKSFANARNVGLGFDPQLLLSARVDLPEPSYSDENKVWNFQQALLEKLSALPGVQNAAIASNPPLMTGWQTSFVPEGMQEPEPGKFPSAEMAVVTEGYFQTIKTPLLRGRAFEAMDKKGSPPVIIVSQLFVDRYFQGQDPIGKHIRMHTGEKGENEDRMIVGVVPHLKVYGFEETVILPQAYLPAKQISANGMVVLLRTTLNPKSLEKPVRDIVASLDASQPAFDFKTMRERVEETWATPRLMSFLLACFAILALTLAIVGLYGVMAYNGLRRMREIGVRLALGAMPSQIRMMMLGQGMRLLIVGLVVGFVGAVAFSRVIRSLLFGVNANDPLIYAVVTFVLIVAAIVACWLPARRASRVNPIVTLRAE